Proteins co-encoded in one Oncorhynchus tshawytscha isolate Ot180627B linkage group LG34, Otsh_v2.0, whole genome shotgun sequence genomic window:
- the LOC112232041 gene encoding mothers against decapentaplegic homolog 1-like isoform X3 produces the protein MNVTSLFSFTSPAVKRLLGWKQGDEEEKWAEKAVDALVKKLKKKKGAMEELERALSCPGQPSNCVTIPRSLDGRLQVSHRKGLPHVIYCRVWRWPDLQSHHELKALECCEYPFGSKQKDVCINPYHYKRVDSPVLPPVLVPRNSEFNAKHSMLPRFRNPLHQNEPHMPQNATFPESFSQANTQMNFPQTQTHSPGGNSYPGSPGSGSSATFPHSPTSSDPGSPFQMPETPPPAYLPPEERMTQDCPQPMDTNLMVPALPLEISNRPDVQPVAYEEPKHWCSIVYYELNNRVGEAFQANSTSVLVDGFTDPSNNRNRFCLGLLSNVNRNSTIENTRRHIGKGVHLYYVGGEVYAECLSDSSIFVQSRNCNYHHGFHPTTVCKIPSGCSLKIFNNQEFAELLAQSVNHGFEAVYELTKMCTIRMSFVKGWGAEYHRQDVTSTPCWIEIHLHGPLQWLDKVLTQMGSPHNPISSVS, from the exons ATGAACGtcacctccctgttctccttcaccAGCCCGGCCGTCAAGCGCCTCCTCGGCTGGAAACAAGGAGACGAAGAGGAAAAATGGGCGGAGAAAGCCGTGGACGCGCTGGTGAAgaaactgaagaagaagaagggagcAATGGAGGAGTTGGAGAGGGCTCTGAGCTGCCCGGGTCAGCCCAGTAACTGTGTCACCATCCCTCGCTCCCTGGATGGAAGACTCCAGGTGTCCCACAGGAAGGGCTTACCCCATGTTATCTACTGTAGGGTGTGGAGGTGGCCTGACCTGCAGTCTCATCATGAGCTCAAGGCTCTGGAGTGCTGTGAGTACCCGTTTGGCTCCAAGCAGAAGGATGTCTGCATCAACCCGTACCACTACAAGAGAGTGGATAGTCCAg tgcTGCCCCCGGTGTTGGTCCCGCGGAATAGCGAGTTCAATGCCAAACACAGCATGCTACCACGCTTCCGCAACCCTCTGCACCAGAACGAGCCCCACATGCCCCAGAACGCCACCTTCCCAGAGTCCTTCTCCCAGGCGAACACCCAGATGAACTTcccccagacacagacacactcccctGGGGGGAACAGCTACCCCGGCTCCCCTGGTAGTGGCAGCAGTGCAACCTTCCCCCACTCCCCCACCAGCTCTGACCCAGGCAGCCCGTTTCAGATGCCAG AGACCCCCCCTCCAGCCTACTTGCCCCCAGAGGAGCGGATGACTCAGGACTGCCCTCAGCCCATGGACACCAACCTGATGGTCCCCGCGTTGCCCCTGGAGATCAGCAACAGGCCAG ATGTTCAGCCGGTGGCCTACGAGGAACCTAAACACTGGTGCTCTATAGTGTACTACGAGTTGAACAACCGGGTGGGCGAGGCATTCCAGGCCAACTCTACCAGCGTCCTGGTCGACGGCTTCACCGACCCGTCCAACAACCGCAACCGTTTCTGCCTGGGCCTCCTCTCCAACGTCAACCGCAACTCAACCATAGAGAACACCCGGCGACACATTGGCAAAG gAGTCCACCTGTACTATGTGGGTGGTGAAGTGTATGCTGAATGTCTGAGTGACAGCAGCATCTTCGTCCAGAGTCGGAACTGTAACTACCATCACGGCTTCCACCCCACCACCGTCTGTAAGATCCCCAGCGGCTGCAGCCTCAAGATCTTTAACAACCAGGAGTTTGCTGAGCTGCTGGCCCAGTCCGTCAACCACGGGTTTGAGGCTGTCTACGAGCTGACCAAGATGTGCACCATCCGCATGAGCTTCGTCAAG GGCTGGGGTGCAGAGTACCACCGCCAAGACGTGACCAGCACCCCCTGCTGGATTGAGATCCACCTGCACGGTCCTCTGCAGTGGCTGGACAAGGTGCTAACCCAGATGGGCTCCCCCCACAACCCCATCTCCTCTGTGTCCTAG
- the LOC112232041 gene encoding mothers against decapentaplegic homolog 1-like isoform X2 yields MNVTSLFSFTSPAVKRLLGWKQGDEEEKWAEKAVDALVKKLKKKKGAMEELERALSCPGQPSNCVTIPRSLDGRLQVSHRKGLPHVIYCRVWRWPDLQSHHELKALECCEYPFGSKQKDVCINPYHYKRVDSPVLPPVLVPRNSEFNAKHSMLPRFRNPLHQNEPHMPQNATFPESFSQANTQMNFPQTQTHSPGGNSYPGSPGSGSSATFPHSPTSSDPGSPFQMPGEPPETPPPAYLPPEERMTQDCPQPMDTNLMVPALPLEISNRPDVQPVAYEEPKHWCSIVYYELNNRVGEAFQANSTSVLVDGFTDPSNNRNRFCLGLLSNVNRNSTIENTRRHIGKGVHLYYVGGEVYAECLSDSSIFVQSRNCNYHHGFHPTTVCKIPSGCSLKIFNNQEFAELLAQSVNHGFEAVYELTKMCTIRMSFVKGWGAEYHRQDVTSTPCWIEIHLHGPLQWLDKVLTQMGSPHNPISSVS; encoded by the exons ATGAACGtcacctccctgttctccttcaccAGCCCGGCCGTCAAGCGCCTCCTCGGCTGGAAACAAGGAGACGAAGAGGAAAAATGGGCGGAGAAAGCCGTGGACGCGCTGGTGAAgaaactgaagaagaagaagggagcAATGGAGGAGTTGGAGAGGGCTCTGAGCTGCCCGGGTCAGCCCAGTAACTGTGTCACCATCCCTCGCTCCCTGGATGGAAGACTCCAGGTGTCCCACAGGAAGGGCTTACCCCATGTTATCTACTGTAGGGTGTGGAGGTGGCCTGACCTGCAGTCTCATCATGAGCTCAAGGCTCTGGAGTGCTGTGAGTACCCGTTTGGCTCCAAGCAGAAGGATGTCTGCATCAACCCGTACCACTACAAGAGAGTGGATAGTCCAg tgcTGCCCCCGGTGTTGGTCCCGCGGAATAGCGAGTTCAATGCCAAACACAGCATGCTACCACGCTTCCGCAACCCTCTGCACCAGAACGAGCCCCACATGCCCCAGAACGCCACCTTCCCAGAGTCCTTCTCCCAGGCGAACACCCAGATGAACTTcccccagacacagacacactcccctGGGGGGAACAGCTACCCCGGCTCCCCTGGTAGTGGCAGCAGTGCAACCTTCCCCCACTCCCCCACCAGCTCTGACCCAGGCAGCCCGTTTCAGATGCCAGGTGAGCCGCCAG AGACCCCCCCTCCAGCCTACTTGCCCCCAGAGGAGCGGATGACTCAGGACTGCCCTCAGCCCATGGACACCAACCTGATGGTCCCCGCGTTGCCCCTGGAGATCAGCAACAGGCCAG ATGTTCAGCCGGTGGCCTACGAGGAACCTAAACACTGGTGCTCTATAGTGTACTACGAGTTGAACAACCGGGTGGGCGAGGCATTCCAGGCCAACTCTACCAGCGTCCTGGTCGACGGCTTCACCGACCCGTCCAACAACCGCAACCGTTTCTGCCTGGGCCTCCTCTCCAACGTCAACCGCAACTCAACCATAGAGAACACCCGGCGACACATTGGCAAAG gAGTCCACCTGTACTATGTGGGTGGTGAAGTGTATGCTGAATGTCTGAGTGACAGCAGCATCTTCGTCCAGAGTCGGAACTGTAACTACCATCACGGCTTCCACCCCACCACCGTCTGTAAGATCCCCAGCGGCTGCAGCCTCAAGATCTTTAACAACCAGGAGTTTGCTGAGCTGCTGGCCCAGTCCGTCAACCACGGGTTTGAGGCTGTCTACGAGCTGACCAAGATGTGCACCATCCGCATGAGCTTCGTCAAG GGCTGGGGTGCAGAGTACCACCGCCAAGACGTGACCAGCACCCCCTGCTGGATTGAGATCCACCTGCACGGTCCTCTGCAGTGGCTGGACAAGGTGCTAACCCAGATGGGCTCCCCCCACAACCCCATCTCCTCTGTGTCCTAG
- the LOC112232041 gene encoding mothers against decapentaplegic homolog 1-like isoform X1 codes for MNVTSLFSFTSPAVKRLLGWKQGDEEEKWAEKAVDALVKKLKKKKGAMEELERALSCPGQPSNCVTIPRSLDGRLQVSHRKGLPHVIYCRVWRWPDLQSHHELKALECCEYPFGSKQKDVCINPYHYKRVDSPVLPPVLVPRNSEFNAKHSMLPRFRNPLHQNEPHMPQNATFPESFSQANTQMNFPQTQTHSPGGNSYPGSPGSGSSATFPHSPTSSDPGSPFQMPGEPPGQMPETPPPAYLPPEERMTQDCPQPMDTNLMVPALPLEISNRPDVQPVAYEEPKHWCSIVYYELNNRVGEAFQANSTSVLVDGFTDPSNNRNRFCLGLLSNVNRNSTIENTRRHIGKGVHLYYVGGEVYAECLSDSSIFVQSRNCNYHHGFHPTTVCKIPSGCSLKIFNNQEFAELLAQSVNHGFEAVYELTKMCTIRMSFVKGWGAEYHRQDVTSTPCWIEIHLHGPLQWLDKVLTQMGSPHNPISSVS; via the exons ATGAACGtcacctccctgttctccttcaccAGCCCGGCCGTCAAGCGCCTCCTCGGCTGGAAACAAGGAGACGAAGAGGAAAAATGGGCGGAGAAAGCCGTGGACGCGCTGGTGAAgaaactgaagaagaagaagggagcAATGGAGGAGTTGGAGAGGGCTCTGAGCTGCCCGGGTCAGCCCAGTAACTGTGTCACCATCCCTCGCTCCCTGGATGGAAGACTCCAGGTGTCCCACAGGAAGGGCTTACCCCATGTTATCTACTGTAGGGTGTGGAGGTGGCCTGACCTGCAGTCTCATCATGAGCTCAAGGCTCTGGAGTGCTGTGAGTACCCGTTTGGCTCCAAGCAGAAGGATGTCTGCATCAACCCGTACCACTACAAGAGAGTGGATAGTCCAg tgcTGCCCCCGGTGTTGGTCCCGCGGAATAGCGAGTTCAATGCCAAACACAGCATGCTACCACGCTTCCGCAACCCTCTGCACCAGAACGAGCCCCACATGCCCCAGAACGCCACCTTCCCAGAGTCCTTCTCCCAGGCGAACACCCAGATGAACTTcccccagacacagacacactcccctGGGGGGAACAGCTACCCCGGCTCCCCTGGTAGTGGCAGCAGTGCAACCTTCCCCCACTCCCCCACCAGCTCTGACCCAGGCAGCCCGTTTCAGATGCCAGGTGAGCCGCCAGGTCAGATGCCAG AGACCCCCCCTCCAGCCTACTTGCCCCCAGAGGAGCGGATGACTCAGGACTGCCCTCAGCCCATGGACACCAACCTGATGGTCCCCGCGTTGCCCCTGGAGATCAGCAACAGGCCAG ATGTTCAGCCGGTGGCCTACGAGGAACCTAAACACTGGTGCTCTATAGTGTACTACGAGTTGAACAACCGGGTGGGCGAGGCATTCCAGGCCAACTCTACCAGCGTCCTGGTCGACGGCTTCACCGACCCGTCCAACAACCGCAACCGTTTCTGCCTGGGCCTCCTCTCCAACGTCAACCGCAACTCAACCATAGAGAACACCCGGCGACACATTGGCAAAG gAGTCCACCTGTACTATGTGGGTGGTGAAGTGTATGCTGAATGTCTGAGTGACAGCAGCATCTTCGTCCAGAGTCGGAACTGTAACTACCATCACGGCTTCCACCCCACCACCGTCTGTAAGATCCCCAGCGGCTGCAGCCTCAAGATCTTTAACAACCAGGAGTTTGCTGAGCTGCTGGCCCAGTCCGTCAACCACGGGTTTGAGGCTGTCTACGAGCTGACCAAGATGTGCACCATCCGCATGAGCTTCGTCAAG GGCTGGGGTGCAGAGTACCACCGCCAAGACGTGACCAGCACCCCCTGCTGGATTGAGATCCACCTGCACGGTCCTCTGCAGTGGCTGGACAAGGTGCTAACCCAGATGGGCTCCCCCCACAACCCCATCTCCTCTGTGTCCTAG